One genomic region from Phragmites australis chromosome 1, lpPhrAust1.1, whole genome shotgun sequence encodes:
- the LOC133922959 gene encoding protein RETICULATA-RELATED 3, chloroplastic-like: MASTAFAAAKFLPAHLDSSPRIAPHRPAPTANLSFSPLPASSSSLASFLRLRSPSPSGPGGSLPPPPPPPPRSYGGGGGSGDAADSGGGDGGKGGILGLFLAGWAARVAADPQFPFKVLMEELVGVTACVLGDMASRPNFGLNELDFVFSTLVVGSILNFVLMYLLAPTAGVAAAASSAASALPSHMFEPGAFSLGSRVATLLSKGATFAAVGFAAGLAGTALSNGLMAMRKRMDPAFETPNKPPPTLLNAATWALHMGFSSNLRYQTLNGVEYLLGNVAPAPVFKVSVVALRCINNVLGGMSFVLLARLTGSQKSDKPAASTVAEEKERLIAVGNAAADAISEGKDK; encoded by the coding sequence ATGGCCTCCACAGCCTTCGCCGCCGCCAAGTTCCTCCCCGCCCACCTCGACTCCTCCCCGCGCATCGCCCCTCACCGCCCCGCCCCCACCGCGAACCTCTCCTTCTCCCCGCTgcccgcctcctcgtcctcgctgGCGTCCTTCCTCCGCCTCCGATCCCCGTCCCCGTCCGGCCCCGGAGGTAGTctccccccgcccccgcccccgcccccgcgctcgtacggcggcggcggcggatctggCGACGCCGCGGACTCcggcggcggagacggcggCAAAGGCGGCATCCTCGGCCTCTTCCTGGCCGGGTGGGCCGCCCGCGTGGCCGCGGACCCGCAGTTCCCGTTCAAGGTGCTCATGGAGGAGCTCGTCGGCGTGACCGCCTGCGTGCTCGGCGACATGGCCTCCCGCCCAAACTTCGGCCTCAACGAGCTCGACTTCGTCTTCTCCACCCTCGTCGTCGGATCCATCCTCAACTTCGTCCTCATGTACCTCCTCGCTCCCACCGccggcgtcgccgccgccgcgtcgtctGCGGCCTCCGCGCTCCCCAGCCACATGTTCGAGCCCGGCGCGTTCTCGCTGGGCTCCCGCGTCGCGACGCTCCTATCCAAGGGCGCGACCTTCGCGGCGGTAGGGTTCGCGGCCGGGCTCGCCGGCACCGCGCTCTCAAACGGGCTCATGGCGATGCGGAAGCGCATGGACCCGGCGTTCGAGACGCCCAACAAGCCGCCGCCCACGCTGCTCAACGCAGCCACATGGGCGCTCCACATGGGCTTCAGCAGCAACCTGCGGTACCAGACGCTGAACGGCGTCGAGTACCTGCTCGGAAATGTTGCGCCGGCGCCGGTGTTTAAGGTGTCCGTTGTTGCTCTCCGGTGCATCAACAACGTGCTTGGTGGGATGTCCTTCGTGTTGCTTGCCAGGCTCACTGGGTCGCAAAAATCAGATAAGCCGGCCGCCTCTACTGTTGCTGAAGAGAAGGAGAGGTTGATAGCTGTGGGCAATGCTGCTGCAGATGCCATCAGTGAGGGAAAGGATAAGTAA
- the LOC133890155 gene encoding adenylylsulfatase HINT1-like — MGWNCGAQPPPPTASGSRFAVIASHLSHSSLGMGEKEAAEPIGGPTIFDRIIRKEIPCQVVYEDQKLTKFENYVSSNVPP; from the exons ATGGGCTGGAACTGCGGCGCTCAACCTCCTCCGCCGACCGCGAGCGGCAGCCGCTTTGCAGTCATCGCGTCTCACTTGTCCCACTCTTCGCTGGGGATGGGCGAGAAGGAAGCCGCCGAGCCCATCGGCGGCCCCACCAT TTTCGACAGAATTATCAGGAAGGAGATCCCGTGTCAGGTGGTTTATGAGGACCAAAAG TTGACAAAATTCGAGAACTACGTATCCTCAAACGTTCCTCCTTGA
- the LOC133922969 gene encoding ABSCISIC ACID-INSENSITIVE 5-like protein 2 — MGSQTMASQAGGGGGGAGTGTAQRGQMQSLGRQGSLYSLTLDEVQSHLGEPLHSMNLDELLKSVFPDGVDPDGATASQYEQTSSLLRQRSITMPRELSNKTVDEVWKGIQDAPKRNVEEGGGRRWERQPTLGEMTLEDFLVKAGVVTEGYPKDLNDIGNVDQVGSAGAAEMTTGAQWLERYQQQFTAIERRQHGQQSMPGAYLPRRLALQPLNVGPGAILESAYHDGYITSPMMDALSDSPTPGRKRGSSGDVADKLIERRQKRMIKNRESAARSRARKQAYTNELENKVSRLEEENERLKRQKELEKILFSVPLPEPKYQLRRTGSATF; from the exons ATGGGGAGTCAGACAATGGCGTCGCAGgctgggggaggaggaggcggggccGGGACCGGCACAGCGCAACGCGGGCAGATGCAGAGCCTGGGAAGACAAGGGTCTTTGTATAGTCTTACCCTTGATGAGGTGCAGAGCCATTTGGGAGAACCCCTGCACAGCATGAACCTTGATGAGCTGCTTAAGTCTGTGTTTCCTGACGGTGTGGACCCGGATGGTGCCACTGCCAGCCAGTACGAACAGACTTCGAGCCTCTTGCGACAGCGGAGCATCACGATGCCTCGTGAGCTCAGCAATAAGACTGTGGATGAGGTGTGGAAGGGTATCCAGGATGCACCGAAGAGAAATGTTGAGGAGGGTGGTGGACGGAGGTGGGAGCGGCAACCGACTCTTGGGGAGATGACACTAGAGGATTTCTTGGTGAAAGCTGGGGTCGTCACCGAAGGATATCCGAAGGACTTGAACGACATAGGAAATGTGGATCAGGTTGGAAGTGCTGGGGCTGCCGAGATGACAACTGGGGCACAGTGGTTAGAGCGGTATCAGCAGCAGTTTACTGCTATCGAGCGCCGTCAGCATGGGCAACAGAGTATGCCAGGTGCTTATTTGCCAAGACGGTTAGCCCTACAGCCACTGAATGTTGGGCCAGGTGCTATTCTGGAATCAGCCTACCACGATGGCTACATTACTTCACCAATGATGGATGCACTTTCTGATTCTCCGACACCTGGTAGGAAGCGTGGTTCCTCAGGAGATGTAGCGGATAAGTTGATTGAGAGAAGGCAGAAGAGGATGATCAAGAATAGGGAGTCAGCTGCTCGTTCAAGAGCTAGGAAGCAG GCCTACACTAATGAACTCGAAAACAAGGTATCTCGTTTAGAagaggaaaatgagaggctaaagaGACAAAAG GAGTTGGAGAAAATACTCTTCTCTGTGCCTCTACCGGAACCCAAGTATCAACTCAGGAGAACAGGCTCGGCGACTTTCTGA